In the Rhodoferax fermentans genome, CCTTCTCAGACGCATTGCTGCTTAGTGGCGTAGGCTTGAATCCAGCTTTGCGAATCGCAGCCAAAACGAGTGGCAATGATTCAGCCTCGGCATCAATCGAAAGCGTCCGAACTGCAAGTTGGAATTGAAGGCTGCGCACACCGGGAATATTGGCCACTGCATGGCGAATTTCCCCCTCCTCAGAGGAGCAATCCATGGTTGGGATTCGAAAAACAGGAACGCCTGCTTTTTACTTTGCGGCAATGCCTGAGACGAATCAGAAATTGAGGTTGCACATGCACTGCTACATCCGCATGTCGGCGTTGATGATGGTTTTGGAGGTGTCGTGATCATTGTCAATTCCTAGTTGAGCGGCAATTAGAAACCCTGTAGCCACTAAAGAGTCAAGCAGTTATGATTGCGGACATGAAAATCGGTGAACTAGCCAATCTGACGGGTGTACAAGTGGAGACTATTCGGCACTACGAGCGCGAGGGTTTGTTGCCGCACACCAAGCGATCTGAAGGAAACTACCGCGTCTATGACGAATCACATGGACAGCGCCTGTCGTTCATCCGCCACTGCCGCAGCCTGGACATGACCTTGGATGAAATCCGTGTCTTGCTCCGTTTCAGGGACGCACCCACTGGAAATTGCGGCGAAGTCAACGCGCTTTTGGACGAACACATAGGACACGTTGCGCTTCGGGTCAAAGAACTGCGGCAATTGGAAACGCAGCTCAAGGGGCTTCGTGAGACGTGCCGTAGCGCGCAGGATGCTGAGCACTGTGGAATTCTCAATGAACTCAACGTCATGGCGCAAAAACAAACGACTTCTTCGGTTGATATGTCGGGTCATGTGCAGGGTGCACATCCAGGTGTGAGGACTCGCAAACCCCTGGATTGATCATCGTTTTGGCTTTGTTAATGCCACAGGTGCATGAACATAGGTAGTTTCACTTTCGCCATTGGCATTTTTGAAAGTCAATGTTATTTGCGCTTCTCTGCCGGCCTTCAGCTGTTTCTTGAGGTCCATCATCATTAAGTGGTATCCGCCCGACTTGAGTTCCACTGGCTGATTTGCAGGCAGCTTTAGCCCGTCAACTGCGCGCATCCGCATGACATCGTTTTCCATTTTCATCTCATGGACTTCCACAACACCAGCAATGTCGGAACGCGCAGAGACCAGCGTCGTGTCCGTCTTTGATAACAGTTGCATGAAGGCTCCTGTCGCCTGTTGATTGGGTACTGTAGCCCGAACCCACGCTCCGGTGACGACAA is a window encoding:
- the cadR gene encoding Cd(II)/Pb(II)-responsive transcriptional regulator; translated protein: MKIGELANLTGVQVETIRHYEREGLLPHTKRSEGNYRVYDESHGQRLSFIRHCRSLDMTLDEIRVLLRFRDAPTGNCGEVNALLDEHIGHVALRVKELRQLETQLKGLRETCRSAQDAEHCGILNELNVMAQKQTTSSVDMSGHVQGAHPGVRTRKPLD
- a CDS encoding copper chaperone PCu(A)C gives rise to the protein MKNHQIPLALLAACLTMATSVSHAEVVVTGAWVRATVPNQQATGAFMQLLSKTDTTLVSARSDIAGVVEVHEMKMENDVMRMRAVDGLKLPANQPVELKSGGYHLMMMDLKKQLKAGREAQITLTFKNANGESETTYVHAPVALTKPKR